Proteins encoded together in one Lathyrus oleraceus cultivar Zhongwan6 chromosome 5, CAAS_Psat_ZW6_1.0, whole genome shotgun sequence window:
- the LOC127084782 gene encoding scarecrow-like protein 21 encodes MQTSQKHEISFGCDTFYVEPVQNIESYCLPSGENLDNYSSSDNSSRTFYPSHQTLEPYSAHESASTSNNSFPYQNSPTTLSFSRNNSPVSKLESNSRVISQQNSLEFVNGSPEDDDSYLTQHDFDDLRHKIQELKSAMLGPNADMLDLYDTEIREESGSFSLEAENWKRNVEMVSRGDLKEMLYTCAKAVAVNDMDTIEWMVTELRKIVSISGSPIQRLGAYMLEALVSRMASSGSTIYKSLKCSEPTGNELLSYMHVLYEICPYFKFGYMSANGAIAEAMKDESEIHIIDFQIAQGTQWVSLIQALARRPEGPPKIRITGIDDSYSAYARGGGVDIVGERLSALAQSCHVPFEFHAVRVSASEVQLEDFELRPYEAVAVNFAIMLHHVPDETVNIHNHRDRLLHLAKYFAPKVVTLVEQEFNTNNAPFLQRFAETMNYYSAVYESIDVVLPRDHKERINVEQHCLAREVVNLVACEGEERVERHELLTKWKTRFARAGFTPYPLSSFINSSIKNLLDSYRGHYTLEERDGALYLGWMNQALIASCAWR; translated from the coding sequence ATGCAAACATCACAGAAACATGAAATTTCGTTCGGCTGTGACACGTTCTACGTTGAGCCTGTGCAGAATATCGAGTCATATTGCTTACCTTCCGGTGAGAATCTTGACAACTATTCTTCCTCCGATAACAGCAGTCGAACATTCTATCCTTCTCATCAGACTCTAGAACCGTATAGCGCCCATGAATCTGCTTCAACTAGTAATAACAGTTTCCCTTACCAAAATTCTCCGACCACTCTCAGTTTCTCTCGGAACAATAGTCCGGTGTCGAAGCTGGAGTCGAATTCACGCGTGATAAGCCAAcaaaattctcttgaatttgtTAATGGTTCACCTGAGGACGACGATTCTTACTTGACACAACATGATTTTGATGACCTCAGGCATAAGATACAAGAGCTCAAATCTGCTATGCTCGGACCGAATGCAGATATGCTAGATTTGTACGATACTGAAATTCGAGAAGAGTCTGGTTCGTTCTCGTTAGAGGCGGAAAACTGGAAGAGAAATGTTGAGATGGTATCGAGAGGGGACTTGAAAGAAATGCTTTATACTTGTGCAAAAGCAGTAGCTGTGAATGATATGGACACAATTGAATGGATGGTTACCGAGTTACGCAAAATCGTATCCATTTCAGGAAGTCCAATCCAACGATTGGGAGCGTACATGTTGGAGGCTCTTGTTTCCAGGATGGCTTCTTCCGGAAGTACAATCTACAAATCGTTAAAATGTAGCGAGCCTACCGGTAATGAACTACTTTCCTACATGCATGTACTTTATGAAATATGTCCGTACTTTAAGTTTGGGTATATGTCGGCAAATGGAGCGATTGCGGAAGCTATGAAGGACGAAAGTGAAATACACATAATTGATTTTCAAATTGCACAAGGGACTCAGTGGGTGAGCCTAATTCAGGCTCTTGCTCGCCGGCCTGAAGGACCCCCGAAGATCAGAATAACGGGTATTGATGACTCGTATTCAGCTTACGCCCGCGGTGGCGGTGTTGATATAGTGGGGGAAAGGTTATCTGCACTTGCACAGTCGTGTCATGTTCCTTTCGAGTTCCATGCTGTTAGAGTTTCCGCTTCTGAGGTCCAACTAGAAGACTTTGAACTTCGACCTTACGAAGCCGTGGCGGTGAATTTTGCCATTATGCTACACCATGTGCCAGATGAAACCGTGAACATTCATAATCATCGCGACAGGCTGTTGCATTTGGCTAAATATTTCGCTCCTAAGGTGGTGACTCTAGTCGAGCAAGAATTCAACACCAACAACGCCCCGTTCTTGCAGCGTTTTGCCGAGACAATGAACTACTACTCAGCCGTCTACGAATCAATCGACGTCGTTCTTCCAAGGGATCACAAAGAGAGGATTAACGTCGAACAGCACTGTCTGGCTCGAGAAGTTGTCAACTTAGTAGCCTGCGAAGGGGAAGAAAGAGTGGAACGTCACGAGCTTCTAACTAAGTGGAAAACACGTTTCGCAAGGGCTGGATTCACGCCTTATCCGTTGAGCTCGTTCATCAACTCTTCAATCAAGAATCTTCTGGATAGCTACCGCGGACATTACACTCTAGAAGAGAGAGATGGTGCACTATATCTAGGTTGGATGAATCAAGCTCTTATTGCTTCTTGTGCGTGGAGATGA
- the LOC127084783 gene encoding probable WRKY transcription factor 20 isoform X2, producing the protein MDAAGEPQFRQQTLREMEDKHHDPNQTGIKPDSASDGPSASGNTTGARYKLMSPAKLPISRSPVLTIPPGLSPTSFLESPVLLSNMKVEPSPTTGSLPRLQQTSHSFMTSFMSATFPVTTVCYNTNPVDDGKSSFFEFKPHNRSNMVPANFDNHACEKSTQIDGQEKVQTFVSLPLVKSEMAVPSDEINLSSSPLQMVSSGASAHVEVELDESNPSGNIATGLQASQVDGRGNGLSVAADKVSDDGYNWRKYGQKLVKGCEFPRSYYKCTHPNCEVKKLFERSHDGQITEIVYKGTHDHPKPQPSRRYSGGNIMSVQEERSDRASLTSRDAERDSTPELSPIATNNDSPEGAGFLPNRNNDEADEDDPFSKRRKMDLDIIPVVKPIREPRVVVQTLSEVDILDDGYRWRKYGQKVVRGNPNPRSYYKCTNAGCPVRKHVERASHDPKAVITTYEGKHNHDVPTARNNSHDMAGPSAAGGQARIRHEESDTISLDLGMGISPNAENRSNSQGRMMMMRNEYSDGQTHTHTGNSSFKFVHTAPPPGYFGVLNNNSNPYGSRENPSDSYPCPQNMGRILMGP; encoded by the exons ATGGATGCCGCCGGTGAACCTCAATTCCGGCAACAAACTCTCCGCGAGATGGAAGATAAACACCACGATCCAAATCAAACTGGGATAAAACCGGATTCTGCTTCCGACGGACCTTCCGCCTCCGGAAACACCACCGGAGCTAGATACAAGCTCATGTCCCCGGCCAAGCTCCCGATCTCTAGGTCGCCGGTTTTAACTATTCCTCCGGGACTAAGTCCGACTTCCTTTCTAGAATCACCAGTGCTACTCTCAAATATGAAG GTAGAACCGTCGCCTACAACAGGTTCTCTTCCTAGGCTTCAACAAACATCACATAGTTTTATGACTTCTTTCATGTCTGCTACGTTTCCTGTAACCACTGTATGCTACAATACTAATCCTGTTGATGACGGAAAATCCAGCTTCTTTGAATTTAAACCGCACAATAGATCAAATATG GTTCCTGCTAACTTTGACAACCATGCATGTGAAAAATCTACTCAAATTGATGGTCAAGAAAAAGTTCAAACTTTTGTTTCTTTACCATTGGTCAAAAGTGAAATGGCAGTCCCTTCAGATGAAATAAATCTATCATCATCACCTCTTCAAATGGTTAGCTCAGGGGCCAGTGCTCATGTTGAAGTCGAGTTGGACGAATCAAACCCCAGTGGTAACATAGCAACTGGGCTTCAGGCATCGCAAGTCGATGGTAGGGGCAATGGACTTTCAGTTGCTGCTGACAAGGTGTCTGATGATGGATACAATTGGCGAAAATATGGACAGAAGCTTGTTAAAGGGTGTGAATTTCCACGCAGTTATTACAAATGCACACACCCTAACTGCGAAGTGAAGAAACTCTTTGAACGCTCTCATGATGGCCAAATCACTGAGATAGTTTACAAAGGAACACATGATCATCCTAAACCTCAACCAAGCCGTCGATACTCTGGTGGAAATATTATGTCTGTGCAAGAAGAGAGATCTGATAGGGCTTCTTTGACTAGCCGTGACG CTGAGCGTGACAGTACCCCAGAGCTATCGCCTATAGCAACAAACAATGATAGTCCAGAGGGTGCAGGATTTTTGCCAAACCGGAATAATGATGAGGCTGATGAAGATGATCCTTTCTCAAAGCGAAG AAAAATGGATCTTGACATCATTCCTGTAGTTAAGCCTATCCGGGAGCCACGGGTTGTTGTACAGACTCTGAGTGAGGTTGACATATTGGATGATGGTTATCGCTGGCGTAAATATGGGCAGAAGGTGGTAAGAGGCAATCCTAACCCTAG GAGTTATTACAAGTGCACAAACGCCGGTTGCCCGGTTAGAAAACACGTGGAGAGGGCATCTCATGATCCGAAAGCTGTAATTACAACATACGAGGGTAAACACAATCATGACGTACCAACTGCAAGGAACAATAGTCATGACATGGCAGGACCATCAGCTGCAGGTGGTCAAGCAAGAATTCGGCACGAAGAAAGTGATACTATTAGCCTTGACCTTGGAATGGGCATTAGCCCGAACGCTGAAAATAGATCAAACAGTCAAGGGAGGATGATGATGATGCGTAATGAATACAGTGACGGCCAAACTCACACCCACACCGGTAATTCCAGTTTCAAGTTTGTTCATACTGCACCGCCTCCGGGATACTTTGGTGTACTAAATAACAACTCAAATCCATATGGCTCTAGAGAAAATCCAAGTGATAGTTATCCTTGCCCACAGAACATGGGAAGAATACTAATGGGTCCGTAA
- the LOC127084783 gene encoding probable WRKY transcription factor 20 isoform X1, with product MDAAGEPQFRQQTLREMEDKHHDPNQTGIKPDSASDGPSASGNTTGARYKLMSPAKLPISRSPVLTIPPGLSPTSFLESPVLLSNMKVEPSPTTGSLPRLQQTSHSFMTSFMSATFPVTTVCYNTNPVDDGKSSFFEFKPHNRSNMVPANFDNHACEKSTQIDGQEKVQTFVSLPLVKSEMAVPSDEINLSSSPLQMVSSGASAHVEVELDESNPSGNIATGLQASQVDGRGNGLSVAADKVSDDGYNWRKYGQKLVKGCEFPRSYYKCTHPNCEVKKLFERSHDGQITEIVYKGTHDHPKPQPSRRYSGGNIMSVQEERSDRASLTSRDDKGFNNYGQMSHAAERDSTPELSPIATNNDSPEGAGFLPNRNNDEADEDDPFSKRRKMDLDIIPVVKPIREPRVVVQTLSEVDILDDGYRWRKYGQKVVRGNPNPRSYYKCTNAGCPVRKHVERASHDPKAVITTYEGKHNHDVPTARNNSHDMAGPSAAGGQARIRHEESDTISLDLGMGISPNAENRSNSQGRMMMMRNEYSDGQTHTHTGNSSFKFVHTAPPPGYFGVLNNNSNPYGSRENPSDSYPCPQNMGRILMGP from the exons ATGGATGCCGCCGGTGAACCTCAATTCCGGCAACAAACTCTCCGCGAGATGGAAGATAAACACCACGATCCAAATCAAACTGGGATAAAACCGGATTCTGCTTCCGACGGACCTTCCGCCTCCGGAAACACCACCGGAGCTAGATACAAGCTCATGTCCCCGGCCAAGCTCCCGATCTCTAGGTCGCCGGTTTTAACTATTCCTCCGGGACTAAGTCCGACTTCCTTTCTAGAATCACCAGTGCTACTCTCAAATATGAAG GTAGAACCGTCGCCTACAACAGGTTCTCTTCCTAGGCTTCAACAAACATCACATAGTTTTATGACTTCTTTCATGTCTGCTACGTTTCCTGTAACCACTGTATGCTACAATACTAATCCTGTTGATGACGGAAAATCCAGCTTCTTTGAATTTAAACCGCACAATAGATCAAATATG GTTCCTGCTAACTTTGACAACCATGCATGTGAAAAATCTACTCAAATTGATGGTCAAGAAAAAGTTCAAACTTTTGTTTCTTTACCATTGGTCAAAAGTGAAATGGCAGTCCCTTCAGATGAAATAAATCTATCATCATCACCTCTTCAAATGGTTAGCTCAGGGGCCAGTGCTCATGTTGAAGTCGAGTTGGACGAATCAAACCCCAGTGGTAACATAGCAACTGGGCTTCAGGCATCGCAAGTCGATGGTAGGGGCAATGGACTTTCAGTTGCTGCTGACAAGGTGTCTGATGATGGATACAATTGGCGAAAATATGGACAGAAGCTTGTTAAAGGGTGTGAATTTCCACGCAGTTATTACAAATGCACACACCCTAACTGCGAAGTGAAGAAACTCTTTGAACGCTCTCATGATGGCCAAATCACTGAGATAGTTTACAAAGGAACACATGATCATCCTAAACCTCAACCAAGCCGTCGATACTCTGGTGGAAATATTATGTCTGTGCAAGAAGAGAGATCTGATAGGGCTTCTTTGACTAGCCGTGACG ACAAAGGCTTTAATAACTATGGTCAGATGTCTCATGCAGCTGAGCGTGACAGTACCCCAGAGCTATCGCCTATAGCAACAAACAATGATAGTCCAGAGGGTGCAGGATTTTTGCCAAACCGGAATAATGATGAGGCTGATGAAGATGATCCTTTCTCAAAGCGAAG AAAAATGGATCTTGACATCATTCCTGTAGTTAAGCCTATCCGGGAGCCACGGGTTGTTGTACAGACTCTGAGTGAGGTTGACATATTGGATGATGGTTATCGCTGGCGTAAATATGGGCAGAAGGTGGTAAGAGGCAATCCTAACCCTAG GAGTTATTACAAGTGCACAAACGCCGGTTGCCCGGTTAGAAAACACGTGGAGAGGGCATCTCATGATCCGAAAGCTGTAATTACAACATACGAGGGTAAACACAATCATGACGTACCAACTGCAAGGAACAATAGTCATGACATGGCAGGACCATCAGCTGCAGGTGGTCAAGCAAGAATTCGGCACGAAGAAAGTGATACTATTAGCCTTGACCTTGGAATGGGCATTAGCCCGAACGCTGAAAATAGATCAAACAGTCAAGGGAGGATGATGATGATGCGTAATGAATACAGTGACGGCCAAACTCACACCCACACCGGTAATTCCAGTTTCAAGTTTGTTCATACTGCACCGCCTCCGGGATACTTTGGTGTACTAAATAACAACTCAAATCCATATGGCTCTAGAGAAAATCCAAGTGATAGTTATCCTTGCCCACAGAACATGGGAAGAATACTAATGGGTCCGTAA